The Brassica rapa cultivar Chiifu-401-42 chromosome A10, CAAS_Brap_v3.01, whole genome shotgun sequence genome segment CTATCGTCCGTTTTGTTCAGCGACCATGACTCTCCTTCTACCGCCGGTTATTACATGCGACTTCCCGGAGATTCCTCCGCTGATGTTGGACCTTCGGCTCTCAGGCGATTCGGATCAGAACGTCATGATATGTTCGAAAGAAAGTTGTCTCGCACTAGCTAGGGACATCACCATGTTTCTGCGTGCGGACTATGATGAATGATGCGTATATCTATTGGTCTGCATGCATGTGATTGTGTGGTAATTGTATATTGACTATTATTATATTTGCAAGTAATGTTATTATAATTGCAACTCTCATGATACCAAACAAATTCGTTAAAATTAGAAGACTAACAACGACGATACTTTTCTATCCGATAGTATTTTCATAAAGATTTTCAGTATCATACTACTATAAAATAAGACGTATGAAATCACATCTATTTAAAATAGTGTCATAGAGGTGATTAGAGGGTTGTTGATCCGAAGTGGCTCTCCCAGTTGTGTGGGAAACGGGAACGGTATCTCAAACTTGGATACATAACTCCGTAATGAAACCGGACACTCATAAAGTTATACAGTTTGTGAACATAAAATTCCAAAAGATGTGAAAGACGGTGAAATCTTTGCATGTGCAGAGCTTTGGATCTTGAATATTCTgttcaatcttttttttcttctataactTTAGTTTTACAAAGCATACACTCacatagagtttttttttttgggtaaaaactcTAACATAGTGCCTTTTACACGCACATAGAGTTGTGACGAATAGTATATAAAACTTGGGAGTCATAAAAATGTTGGGATGATCATGACAGACATTGAATCTGCACAATCTTCCTTAGAAAATACAAACATGATTTGTTGAGCAAACCCAAATCAATCCTCACATTTTTCTCGTTTTACAACAACTCGGGAATTGCTTAGTTTTACTTTTATCACACTATGAAATACGTAACAATTGTATAACCACaaataataacattaataaTAATTACCTTTCATTAGTACATAACCTTAACCTTTCTTCACATACTCTGATCACCATTTTTCCACACTCTTAATTAGTTTTTCCAAAATGGAGAACAAGCTATCATACTACGCCATATTGATTCCAACTCTCTGGACCGTATGGCTAGCATGCGCAGGCCAATCTTGTGCTCGTCATCCTAAGGCAAAACCTCCCATGCCCGGACCACCACGGTGTCCCAACTGCGGACCCATGGTTGTACCTTACCCGCTAAGTACGGGTCCAAACTGTGGTGACCAAGCCTACAAGATAAATTGCGTTGGGGGTAAGCTCTATTTCGGTGCTCTTCATGGGTCATCGTATCTCATCACGTCTATCAACCCGGTGACACAACGGATAGTCATACACCCGCCTGGTTTTGCTAGCTCTGGGTCTTGTCTCTCTGCCGATGTCTCTAAAGCTGGTCTTGAGCTCGACCCACATCTTCCTTTTAGCATCACTAATAGCAACACTATCTTGCTGCTTGGTTGCCCTGAAGCTATGCTGCAGgttaagtatttttttctttctcctgGTTTAAACATTGATTGAATACGAGCTTCCAGTTAAACTGTTTATATTTGTAGTGGcagtcacaaaaaaaaaattcggttTAAATTGATATTGGAGTTAATTAGGCTCGGTTAAAATGTCCAATACTCAACTCTTGAAGCTACAACGAAACTATAGATCAAATGTGATGAAACCCGGTTTTCAGGCCTGACAAAGAGATTTTGGGGTCTGCAGGCGCCAATAGATTGTACCGGAACCAGCTTATGCCACAGTTACATCAAGAGCAATGTATCAGCTTGTTCCAAGGCTCCCTTTTGTTGCACCTTCAGAACCGACGGGTCTCAAAACGCTTACACGATCAGGATCAATGGTGGGGGATGTCTCGCGTACCAAAGCTTTGTGGGGTTGAATCCAAACAAAGAGGTTCCACCTCCTGGTAAAAAATGGCCAGACCCAGGGCTAGAGTTGCAATGGACACTGCCTAAGGAGCCACTCTGCAAAACGGATGTTGATTGTAGCCTCTTGTTGGGTAGTAAATCAAAGTGCTTGCCTGACACTACGAGTCTCGGCCTGAAACGATGCTCCTGCAAAAAGGGTTTGGAATGGGATCCGGTCAGCTCAACATGTAAGTAAGCCCGCATAACAAAGTGAACTAAATCATTAAATCACAGAACTCTGTTTGATTAGTTCTTGACATAACTGTTTTAGGTGGTAAATGTCGACATGGGAAACTAtgcaagaaaaagaagaagagcacCCTTGTTTTCGCAGGTAAAAAATTCAAATGCTCATATACTGATTGATTGTACACCCCCTCTAAACTTCTTTCACTTGAAGGTGCGGCGGTTGCGGTTGTGGTGGTTACACTGGCGATTGCGGTAGCGGTTCTTGCAAACAAACATAGCCACAAAAGAGTTAAAAAGGAGATCCATAAGAACATCGTTAAGGAGCGACAAGAGATGCTCAGCGCAAAATCCACAGGAAAATCATCAAGAATCTTCACCGGCAGAGAAATCACAAAAGCAACCAACAACTTCTCGAAAGACAACCTCATAGGCACCGGAGGCTTCGGTGAAGTGTTTAAAGCTGTTCTTGACGATGGGACCATAACAGCCATCAAACGAGCAAAGCTTAACAACACCAAAGGCACTGATCAAATCCTAAACGAAGTTCGGATCCTCTGCCAAGTCAATCACAGAAGCTTAGTCAGGCTCCTTGGTTGCTGCGTCGATCTCGAGCTGCCTCTCTTGATCTACGAGTTCATCCCCAACGGAACTCTATTCGAACATCTCCATGGCAACTCAGACGGCAGCTGGAAACCCCTGTCTTGGCGGCGAAGACTGCAGATCGCATACCAAACAGCTGAAGGCTTAGCTTATCTCCATTCCTCAGCAATGCCGCCCATCTACCACCGCGATGTGAAGTCAAGCAACATCTTGCTCGACGACAAGCTAAACGCCAAAGTTTCAGACTTCGGGCTCTCGAGGCTGGTGGATTTGACGGAAACAGCTAACAACGAGAGCCATATCTTCACTGGCGCGCAGGGTACATTGGGCTATGTGGATCCGGAGTACTACAGGAACTTCCAGCTAACTGATAAGAGCGACGTGTACAGCTTCGGAGTCGTGCTTCTTGAGATGGTAACATCGAAGAAGGCTATAGATTTCAGTAGACAAGAGGAAGATGTGAACCTGGTGATGTATATGAACAAGATGATGGATGAAGAGAGGTTGATTGAATGCATTGACCCGGTGCTGAAGAAGACGGCTAGCAAGGTTGACCTGCAGACGATGCAACAGCTCGGGAATTTAGCATCCGCGTGCCTTAACGAGAGGAGACAGAACCGGCCTTCCATGAAAGAGGTGGCTGATGAGATCGAGTACATCATCAATGTTCTGTCACAAGAGGTTACTGAGACACAGTTGTCTTAGGCACTCACCAAAAAATGAACCTGTACTCTTCTTGCCCTGTTTCCAGGTTATGAATtagataaaagaagaaaaaagagagaaaaaaaaaacgattcatagaaatgtattttttttttttttttttgaattaaggAGATGAGTTTTGAAAAACATAACGCCAAAATCCATCATCTTTATCTGGGAAATTTCACATTCCAGATTTCAAAATCAATCAGTAATCTTCAAGAAATTACCAACCGTCGTGACGAAACTGAAGAAACAGTGACGCGAATCTAGCAAACTATGGGCTTCGAGAGGCCCATTAATAATGAGGCCTTATCCGATCTTATTAGATAAAAAACGAGTCAATTATAAAAACTCTTAAACCTCACTTTAGCTCTTAGTAGTAAAACCCTCATTTCATTTCAAAAGAGCCCCAACCCTAGAATCCTCCAGAAAATGTCGTTGACCACCGTGCTCCGTCGAGCCTCCTCTAGAGTCGCTACTCTCGCCTTCCGCTCAGTTAGATCTCCGTTGACCGTCCGCAGCGGCGCCGAGAGACTGATTCTCGGTAGCCAGCAGCTCAGCCGCGCGTCGGCGATTCCGTTATCGAGATTTCACTCGACGGAAAGTGCGGTCACTAAAACAACCGCCGACGAGAATCTGGTTAGCGTTCTCGAATCTGAAATCGATTGCGCCGTTAAGGAGGAGGCCCCTGATCATAACCTCGTAAGTTCTCTCtgtgataaagaaaaaaaacatttgctGTTGAATTGTTTATGATTTTAGTAGTTTATAATAGTTTTGTATAAGAGTATGATCAATAATGTAATTCGCTGATTATAAACAGATGGAAGATGTGCCAGAAGGGTTTCCTTTCAAGATCATTGACACTCCAGGGGAACGAACTGTGTTGCTTCAAAGGAAGTTTGAGGATGAAACCATCCAAGTCGAAGTTGACTCTTCTGCGCCTTATGACgatgatgaagaaggagaagaagagcaagCTGAACAAAAcgatgatgaagatgaggaaCACTCTGTTAAAATCCGGATTCCCATGGTTGTGAGTGTCTCCAAAGGTGATGGTGTCTGCCTTGAGTTTGGAGTCAGCGCTTACCCCGATGAGATTGTGATTGA includes the following:
- the LOC103847481 gene encoding wall-associated receptor kinase-like 20; the protein is MENKLSYYAILIPTLWTVWLACAGQSCARHPKAKPPMPGPPRCPNCGPMVVPYPLSTGPNCGDQAYKINCVGGKLYFGALHGSSYLITSINPVTQRIVIHPPGFASSGSCLSADVSKAGLELDPHLPFSITNSNTILLLGCPEAMLQAPIDCTGTSLCHSYIKSNVSACSKAPFCCTFRTDGSQNAYTIRINGGGCLAYQSFVGLNPNKEVPPPGKKWPDPGLELQWTLPKEPLCKTDVDCSLLLGSKSKCLPDTTSLGLKRCSCKKGLEWDPVSSTCGKCRHGKLCKKKKKSTLVFAGAAVAVVVVTLAIAVAVLANKHSHKRVKKEIHKNIVKERQEMLSAKSTGKSSRIFTGREITKATNNFSKDNLIGTGGFGEVFKAVLDDGTITAIKRAKLNNTKGTDQILNEVRILCQVNHRSLVRLLGCCVDLELPLLIYEFIPNGTLFEHLHGNSDGSWKPLSWRRRLQIAYQTAEGLAYLHSSAMPPIYHRDVKSSNILLDDKLNAKVSDFGLSRLVDLTETANNESHIFTGAQGTLGYVDPEYYRNFQLTDKSDVYSFGVVLLEMVTSKKAIDFSRQEEDVNLVMYMNKMMDEERLIECIDPVLKKTASKVDLQTMQQLGNLASACLNERRQNRPSMKEVADEIEYIINVLSQEVTETQLS
- the LOC103847482 gene encoding uncharacterized protein At2g39795, mitochondrial: MSLTTVLRRASSRVATLAFRSVRSPLTVRSGAERLILGSQQLSRASAIPLSRFHSTESAVTKTTADENLVSVLESEIDCAVKEEAPDHNLMEDVPEGFPFKIIDTPGERTVLLQRKFEDETIQVEVDSSAPYDDDEEGEEEQAEQNDDEDEEHSVKIRIPMVVSVSKGDGVCLEFGVSAYPDEIVIDSLSIKHPQGSDNELAYEGPDFDDLDENLQKAFHRFLEIRGIKPSFTDFLADYVANKDSREYLQWLKDVKSFVEK